A genome region from Kineosporia corallincola includes the following:
- a CDS encoding citrate synthase: MSDGSDQITLNYPGGELDLGVTRATEGGSGFSVASLLSTTGYVTLDPGFTNTASCTSAITYIDGDAGILRYRGYPIAELAEKSSFIEVSYLLIYGELPTAAQLEDFTTRIQRHTLLHEDFKNFFDGFPRDAHPMPVLSAAVSALGTFYPDSLSIRDHDQVELATTRLLAKLPTIAAYAYKRSVGQPLLYPDNSQGLVENFLRMTFGFPAEPYDVDPVLAKALDLLFILHADHEQNCSTSTVRLVGSGQANLFASVSAGIHALSGPLHGGANSAVLEMLEEIQRSPDGPDTFMNKVKNREGGVRLMGFGHRVYKNYDPRAAIIKKTADDILRGLGVDDPLLEIALRLEEIALNDDYFIERKLYPNVDFYTGLIYKAMGFPTKMFTVLFALGRLPGWIAQWREMTDDKQTKIGRPRQVYIGATERPYLDLGER; encoded by the coding sequence ATGTCCGACGGATCTGATCAGATCACCCTGAACTACCCAGGCGGCGAACTCGACCTGGGAGTGACCCGGGCCACCGAAGGTGGATCCGGTTTCAGTGTCGCCTCCCTCCTCTCCACGACCGGTTACGTCACCTTGGACCCGGGTTTCACCAACACGGCGTCCTGCACCTCCGCGATCACGTACATCGACGGCGACGCGGGAATCCTGCGCTACCGCGGTTATCCGATCGCCGAGCTGGCGGAGAAGTCCTCGTTCATCGAGGTCAGTTACCTGCTGATCTACGGCGAGCTGCCGACGGCGGCCCAGCTGGAAGACTTCACCACCCGGATTCAGCGGCACACCCTGCTGCACGAGGACTTCAAGAACTTCTTCGACGGTTTCCCCCGCGACGCGCACCCGATGCCGGTGCTGTCGGCGGCGGTCTCGGCACTGGGCACGTTCTACCCGGACAGCCTCAGCATCCGCGACCACGACCAGGTCGAGCTGGCCACCACGCGTCTGCTCGCCAAGCTGCCCACGATCGCGGCCTACGCCTACAAGCGGTCGGTCGGTCAGCCGCTGCTCTACCCGGACAACTCGCAGGGCCTGGTGGAGAACTTCCTGCGGATGACCTTCGGGTTCCCGGCCGAGCCCTACGACGTCGACCCGGTTCTGGCGAAAGCCCTTGACCTGCTGTTCATTCTGCACGCAGACCACGAGCAGAACTGTTCGACGTCCACGGTCCGGCTGGTCGGCTCCGGCCAGGCCAACCTGTTCGCCTCGGTCTCGGCCGGCATCCACGCGCTCTCCGGTCCGCTGCACGGCGGCGCGAACTCGGCGGTGCTGGAGATGCTGGAAGAGATCCAGCGTTCTCCCGACGGCCCCGACACCTTCATGAACAAGGTGAAGAACCGCGAGGGCGGCGTCCGGCTGATGGGCTTCGGCCACCGCGTGTACAAGAACTACGACCCCCGCGCGGCGATCATCAAGAAGACCGCCGACGACATCCTGCGCGGGCTCGGCGTCGACGACCCGCTGCTCGAGATCGCCCTGCGGCTCGAGGAGATCGCGCTCAACGACGACTATTTCATCGAGCGCAAGCTGTACCCGAACGTGGACTTCTACACGGGCCTCATCTACAAGGCGATGGGTTTCCCGACCAAGATGTTCACGGTGCTGTTCGCCCTCGGCCGTCTGCCCGGCTGGATCGCGCAGTGGCGCGAGATGACCGACGACAAGCAGACCAAGATCGGGCGTCCGCGCCAGGTCTACATCGGCGCCACCGAGCGCCCCTACCTGGACCTCGGCGAGCGCTGA